AGAATCTCCTAAAGTAAATTGAGAATCGACACTTACAGCAGTCTTGTCATCAGGGAATTCTAACATCATTGCTCTCATTACTGGAACTCCAGTCTCATGTGATTCAATAGCATGTTTGTAGATGTAGGGCATCaatgaaatcttcaatttggtGAATTTTGCCAAAACTTCCGAtgcttcatcatcaaaaTTCCATGGAACTCTGTAAGAGTTACTTCCATGTAGACGAGAATGAGAACTAAGCAAGCCAAATGCACACCATCTCTTATAAACTTCAGGGCGTGGATCACCTTCAAAGCCACCTATGTCATGGCTCCAAAATCCAAAACCTGATAATGTAAGACTTAATCCACCTCTCAATGATTCAGCCATTGCTTCAAAGGTGGACTCACAGTCTCCACCCCAATGAACTGGATATTGTTGACCACCAACTGTCGCACTACGAGCGAAGACGCAAGCATTATCTTTTCCTAGCTTCCTTTCCAAAAGTTCAAAAACAGTCTTGTTGTAAAGCAATGCATAATAATTGTGCATTGCCACAGAATCTTCACCACTGTGGTAGACGATATCCTTTACAGGAATTCTTTCACCAAAATCCGTCTTGAATGAATCTACTCCTAGATCGATTAAATGTTCAAGTTTGGATTGGTACCATTTGACAGCATCAGGATTAGTAAAATCAACAATACCCATACCTGCTTGCCACAAATCTGTCTGATAAGAAGCTCCATTGTTCACATTTGAGTTATACCTAATAAGATACCTCTTTTCATCTGCCTCCCTAAACAACATTGACTCTTGTGCAATGTATGGATTTATCCAAACACAAACCTTGACGTTGAATCTTGACTTGAGTTccttcaacatcaacttggcaTCTGGAAAGTATTGAGGATCAAACTCAAAATCACACCATTGGAAACCTTTCATCCAAAAGCAGTCAAAATGGAAGGTGGTCAAGGGAATATCTCTATCCTTCATTCCTTGAATAAATGAACTCACAGTGTTCAAGTCATATTCAGTTGTGAATGAAGTAGTTAACCAAAGACCAAAAGTCCAAGCTGGTGGTAAAGCTGGTCTGCCAGTAAGCTTCGTATATCTCTTCAAAATAGTTTTTGGATCAGGACCATGAATTACATAAAATCTAATGCCTTCTCCTGGCACAGTAATATTAACCCTGGTTGTTCTTTCAGATTGTAACTCGAAAACAACGTTTGAGGAAGAATCAACAAAGATACCATACCCTCTGTCAGAAAGATAAAATGGAATATTCTTGTATGTCCATTCACTCAGAGTACCTCCGTCTTCATTCCaaatttcaactctttgaCCGTTCTTAACAAAAGGACCAAACCTCTCTCCCAATCCAAATAATCTTTCACCAACAGAAAGATGTAATTGGGCAGTAGTATATGTAGTATAGCCTCTTGGAGTGGAGCTGTGAGGAACACGAGCGTCCTTAACCCATCCCAATGACTTGTACCCTAACTTTGTTAATAGTTTACCTTTTGTACCCAAAAACTCAAACGTCGCTGGCTTGTTAGAGACATTCACCGAAATATCACCCTCCGTTTCCAAACTCGAGAAGTCATcagaaactgaagttgTAACATCAGGACTATCTTTTTCGTTCAAACCAAACCGAGGTTCGCTGTGGTTGTTATACCCAGATAGGTGATGATAAGCTTCAAACTTCACAATACCTTCCGAAGGTGAAGATATAGTAGAAGTAATAGTTGGATTATTCAAAGTATCACCTCTTTGAGAAATTCTTTGAGTTGCAGATACAGTCTGAATGGAACTGGGATCTTTAACTACAGTTTTGACATTTTCTAATGCCCAACGGAGATTAATACCATGTTTCAATTCCCACATCCCGCGGGTGAACCGTGTGTCTGAATCGATCAGACGATCCAACGAATAATATTCCATGTTTTGATGGTTGCTcattttcaagttgtcaTTTTAAATTTCAGAAATGATACATCTTGGAATTATTATACAATATATACTTCAAGCTACATCGTAATAACGCTACCTAAGTGACGATATTCTCACAATATAATTGGGGTCTTAGACTTTAGTTCCGCTTATTTGGCTCAATTTCGGAATAATCAGCAAGGAAATTATATAACAGAGAGTGGGGCACTACCCCCCTTCGAGGACGAACAATGGAAAAAAAGTGGGGCCGATAAATCTTACTTTTCAAAATAtagtgaagaaaatatATTATTCCGAAGTTATTCCTTCTTTTGTGGAGATCTGAATGCGTAACTACAGCCAAGCCCGACTTCCATTGACAAGCCACTTTCAATTAATGTGTGGTCATTCCTGTCCCGAATTTAATGCGAAGATTTTCCTCACTGAAAGAAATGTGTACCTTAATGCTGTTCTTGATAGTCCTGTACCGAAGACAATCTGAAAAAAATACGTAATGATCTTGAATTCAACTGTGTGGGGTCAATATTGTGagacaattgcaaatataCACGTCCAAAAAGCGATATATAAACCAACTGGACTACGCTTCCAATAAATGTTAAATTGTCGATGTTAACAACAAAATAAGAACAATGGGAACTGACATAAAGTCCAAGACGCTAGTTGAACATGTTGAAGacatttcttctacagatttgaagattgaAACTCATCAAAGCGAAGCAGATTTGAAAGACAGAGCCAGAATTGCTGCTGATGAGCAACATGAAATGACACTTAGTGAAGCGTGGAAAGATCACAAACCGGCAATGCTTTGGTCCATCGTATTGGGTGCTACAATCATTATGGAAGGTTACGATTGTATTTTGACAAGCTCTTTTTATGCCTACCCTCAATTTAAGAAGGTTTTTGGAGATCAAATAGTCGCTAAAGATGGGTCAATTCTGTACGAATTAGCCACTAGATGGCAAATTGGTCTTGGATGTGCTAGCACTGTTGGGACAATGATAggtgtcttcttcaatggtTATTTGGCAGAAAGATTTGGTCACAGAATGGTGATTCTTGTGAGTTTGACTTTTATGGCAGGATTTCTCTTCATTGTGTTCTTCGCAAAAACAATAGAAGTTCTTTTAGTTGGTCAAATCTTATGTGGTATTCCTTGGGGAATTTTTGCTACAATGGGTATATCTTATGCATCGGAAATACTTCCACTCCAATTAAGAGGTTATCTTACATCAATTATTAACCTATATTGGGCTACAGGTCAATTTGTTGCAGCTGGGGCTTTGCAAGCATTAGTGAACAATGATACCAAATGGTCTTACAAAATTCCATACGGTCTACAATGGATGTGGATTCCACCTTTATTTATTATGACTCTATTGGCTCCAGATTCTCCTTGGTATCTAAttagaaaaggaaaaatCGAAcaagctgaaaaatctatCAAACGTTTGGGTTCCAAAAGAATTGCAGATAAATCAAAAACAACTCTCGCATTGATGATTCATACTAACAAGCTTGAAAAGGAGCAACAGTTAGCAAATCTTGAATCAACTAGTGGCTGGAAAGGTTATATTCAATGCTTTCAAGGGGTTAACTTGCGTCGAACAGAAATAGTTTGTATTGCCTTTGCTGGTCAAGTTCTATctggttcaacttttgCTTATTCTCCAAGctattttttttcacaAGCTGGCTTGAATAGCAGCGAAACATACAAATTAAATTTAGGTACAACTGCAATCGCATTTAGTGGAACTGTATGCTCTTGGTTTCTCTTAGCAAggtttggaagaagaacaatcTATGTCACAGGTTTTGCTTTTCTTGTCttatttttgtttttaATTGGTGTTTTAGCAAAGCCAGCGGAATCAAATGGTACAGTGAAATGGGTTCAATGTGGTTTAACTATGCTTTGGGTTAGTACCTATGCTTTAACGATTGGTCCACTTGCTTTCACAATTTCTGCTGAGATGTCAGCAACGAGAATTAGATCGCAGTCTGTTTGTCTTGCAAGAAATTCCTACAATCTTGTCAATCTAATTTCGTACATTGTTGAACCCTACCTTATTAACCCAGGATCAGCAAACTTGAGGGGGAAGACTGCTTTTGTTTGGTTTGCTACAGCACTTCCAACTTTTATTTGGAGTTATTACAGGTTGCCtgaaacaagaaatagaaCTTACGAAGAACTTGACTTGTTGTTCGAGAAAAGAGTTCCCGCTAGACAATTTGCAAGTTATGATCTTTATTCAGGAGATACTTCTGAAATCgaaaagtttgaagaataatacttcaaacttttctttttagtttttgaaaataatgATCAATTTTATTTTTATGATTCACTACTCTATTAATATGAGGCAAACACACGATGTTACGAAAACCTTCAGTTTATGTACGTTCATGTAAACTACTCAACCAATATCTTACTCGCAAGAAGATGCagttcttccaattcagGAAATCAATTCTCGAAAATCTATCATGCCAAAGATCAAACTAGATAGGCATTTGAAATAATGAGAATTTATCAACCAGCttattttcaaaaagattAGATTTGCAAAAGAAATGTCACCTTAAGATTATAATAACTCCCTGTTGATAAAGTTTTTTAAAAAAAATGCAATGGGAAACCATTAGCAGTTGAAATATTATATTCAGGTAGCTGCAACTTTCAGAAATGAATATTTTTGCATTGTATATATTAAAGGTTTCAAATCAACCGACATAGCTTAAGCTATCCTTAAATGCTTTTGGTTAACTTAGCACTAGTTTACAGAAAGTTTCACACCATTTAAGTTTTAGAATTGTTATCttcaattattttcttttgaCCAGAATACTTGGGAGGGTCTTGAAATTCACTAAAATATTATGAGCAGCAACAGCCTTTCAAATTGGAATATAGGAGTGTCACCTATTTCTACGTAGTCGAATTCTTGGTCACGCTGGACTatattattgaagaaataagGAACCAGAACTACCTGAAATGATATAGGATACTGTTGAAGCTCAGAAATATTCATAGTGTCTTACGTGTAATAACTGTTAACAGTAAAGGTAGAACTTGTAAGTTGTTCTAGTTATCGTGACAACATTTTGATGAATTGGTATATATTGACTATCTCAGTTTCTAGAataattcttcttggtagaGGAATGGATAGTAAAAAGTGAACTAAAGACCCAAATTTGCTAATTAGACATTCTATATTGTATGACAATGTcaaataaagaagaatgcTGGCAATGCTTATATGTTATTGGTTATTAGTCCAATGTTCTACAAAAGGCACAATTTCGTGGAGAAATATATCTCTTCATAAAACATTGGTTTAATTAAAGCGTCATTGGTTATATAAATAACATTCCATATAAAAAAATTCATATACAAAAGTAATATCAACGgttttgttcaagaatatcaTAATTGGTTTTGTCGACATGCTCAATAATCTGTTTAATACCAGTTGCACCATATttttccatcaactttcCAGCATCAAATACCTCAACGTCGGTGCTATTAAATTTGCGAGAAGAAACTCCATCTTGGAATAAAATATCCAATTCAGCATAAGTCCTGTTTTTAGTTTCAGGCAATTCAAAAAAGACCCAAACAGAACCAACGAAAGCAGTTCCAGCCCAGAAAAACCCAGTTTTGgctttccaattccaagcAGTTGGGCTCAACATGTAAGGAGTGACCACACCAGCAACAATGTGAGCAACGTTGTAAGTATTTCTGGCAAGCATAACAGTCTTGGTACGCAACTTGGAAGATGGCATTTCAGCAACAATACAGTAGCACATTGGACCCACTGATAAATCATAAACAAATGTAAAAAGTAATAGGAGAGTACCGACACCCCACTTTGCACTTTTAGAGCTGGAGGTTCCCAATCCTCCTACTAGCAACATCAAAAGGCTCATTGTACTTAACCCGGTTAAATaaatttttcttcttcctaCCTTTTGGGAAAGAAACCAAGAACTAACAGTACCAACAATACCTAAACAGTATTGTATGATAGAAAAAGTAAATGACATACTAACAGGTAATCCCGCTTGTTGGTAAAATACAGTTGAATAGCCCatcaaagaagatccaCAGAAACATTGAAAAAACCAAGTCAAACCAGCAATTCTAGTTCGTCTCCAGTTTGTTCCCTTGAAACAATCGCTAAAATTTCCAACATCTTTtgcatcttcttctctgacAGTCATCTGGATTTTTGTCAACATTGCTTGGGATAATACATCTTTGTCTGGCATGAGTGGATTCTCAGACAAAAGACGCTTCAAGGAATTCTTAGCATCCTGATCTCTTCCTCTTTTGACTAAGAACCATGGTGACTCAGGAGCAAGGTATACACCGATGATTAACGGAATTGGCCATACCCATTGAACAGCAAAAGGAATTCTGTATGAATTCGGCGTTTCTGACATACTAGAAACAGCCTTAAGCACACCAGAACCAAGCAACTGGCCAAATACCCAACACATATTGACATACGTAGTGAGATATACACGCAAAGTTGTTGGAGCAACTTCACTGGCGTATGTAACAGTTAATGTTTGATAAGAGCCCCAGTTGATCCCCAAAAGAACGTATGCAAGCAACAAAACTTCCTTGTTAGGAGAgaaaaactgaagaaaaatcaaagctatggaagaagccaaagcTGTCATTAAAGTTTTTCTGTAACCATAAATATCAGCTACAAAACCAGAAATTGCAAGTCCAATAACACAACCACTATTATAGCCCATATTCAAACCAGTTTGCCATTTAGCTTCGATAATATATTTGTTGAGTCTTTTATCGAAGTGACCAAACTTTTTGTTGAACGCCTGAAAACCAAacaaagaattcaaaagGTAAGTATCATATCCCTCCATTACCAAAGCAGTAGAGAGAATGATGGACCACATTACTGCCTTTGGAAATGTTTTTAAACCTTCTCTAAGTGGCATTCTTTTTTCATTGTGATCGTTATCTCTAGCCTCATTGGACATATCTAAGAACCTAGACACATAGTCGTCTACTGAATTCAAGGACGAGTCATCAGAGGCCTTTTTAGCAACTGAGTTCACTATGACGACCTTTTCTGGATTTTTtatatcttcaacaaacacCGAGCTCATTTCGTTTGTCTAAATGTTACTGAGCAATAATTAATATAGCTGAAGAGAAACTGAACCAGGAAGTGGTCCTTTTATATTTTGACCAGCCTGACTTCCAGTGTCACTTATATGCAGATTTGGTACCAATAACTTCACCATCTCAAAAGGGGAGAATACAGGCAGAGGTGTCATATAGTTAGATAGCACACAAATTTACataattgtagatttaACAACATATACGAACTTGAACGACTGTTTTAACAATAGAAAAATGCATCTTTCGATCATGCCCGCACGAATTGACAAATTCTTCGCGCGCTCTGTACACCATACCCCACAGGAAAAAgatttttgaattcaattcttggCAATTCAGTTTGGACAGCCTCAAAAGTTTATGGTACGAACTTTGACTATGTTTCTCTATCATTTCATTGCAAAACGcttcttgatgaactttACCGTTAGCATAGAATGAAGCAGATTTTGAATCAGAttcttgtcgttttctATCTTTTGCTGATTTATCTTAGGTCTTGAATCGATCAAACAGTTCGCTTAGCCAACTTTATCCAAAGGGGCGGAGAGTACTGTCACATCGGAGATTCGATCTCGAACGTTATATTCTCACCACCCCACctttttgaaaaaatcttctccatttttcGCACCAACTGCACTTTTATGGCAAAACCTTCCGTCATAAATGCCTTTGGAAATATAAGAGCTCTGTGTAAATGTAGAAAAATGAACAAATCCAACTCACAGTCTGTGGTGTGGGTCTTGGCCGTGGAAGTACATGCAATCTTGAAGCTAAACTTTGCTTCAGAGGATTTTGTCGCCCTGGTCCGATCCAACGATAAGCCTTCTTTTGCAAGCACTCAGTATAAATGTTCAGCATGGAGGATTATCTCGTTGAGGGTTCATTCCCCACCCCCTCACACCTGAAAATAATTCATTTGCA
This window of the Scheffersomyces stipitis CBS 6054 chromosome 6, complete sequence genome carries:
- the MAL5 gene encoding maltose permease (go_component integral to membrane~go_function transporter activity~go_process transport), with translation MTLSEAWKDHKPAMLWSIVLGATIIMEGYDCILTSSFYAYPQFKKVFGDQIVAKDGSISYELATRWQIGLGCASTVGTMIGVFFNGYLAERFGHRMVILVSLTFMAGFLFIVFFAKTIEVLLVGQILCGIPWGIFATMGISYASEILPLQLRGYLTSIINLYWATGQFVAAGALQALVNNDTKWSYKIPYGLQWMWIPPLFIMTLLAPDSPWYLIRKGKIEQAEKSIKRLGSKRIADKSKTTLALMIHTNKLEKEQQLANLESTSGWKGYIQCFQGVNLRRTEIVCIAFAGQVLSGSTFAYSPSYFFSQAGLNSSETYKLNLGTTAIAFSGTVCSWFLLARFGRRTIYVTGFAFLVLFLFLIGVLAKPAESNGTVKWVQCGLTMLWVSTYALTIGPLAFTISAEMSATRIRSQSVCLARNSYNLVNLISYIVEPYLINPGSANLRGKTAFVWFATALPTFIWSYYRLPETRNRTYEELDLLFEKRVPARQFASYDLYSGDTSEIEKFEE
- the YIC1 gene encoding Alpha-glucosidase II; Alpha-xylosidase (Glucosidase II catalytic (alpha) subunit and related enzymes, glycosyl hydrolase family 31 Carbohydrate transport and metabolism~go_function hydrolase activity, acting on glycosyl bonds; hydrolase activity, hydrolyzing O-glycosyl compounds; alpha-glucosidase activity), producing MSNHQNMEYYSLDRSIDSDTRFTRGMWELKHGINLRWALENVKTVVKDPSSIQTVSATQRISQRGDTLNNPTITSTISSPSEGIVKFEAYHHLSGYNNHSEPRFGLNEKDSPDVTTSVSDDFSSLETEGDISVNVSNKPATFEFLGTKGKLLTKLGYKSLGWVKDARVPHSSTPRGYTTYTTAQLHLSVGERLFGLGERFGPFVKNGQRVEIWNEDGGTSSEWTYKNIPFYLSDRGYGIFVDSSSNVVFELQSERTTRVNITVPGEGIRFYVIHGPDPKTILKRYTKLTGRPALPPAWTFGLWLTTSFTTEYDLNTVSSFIQGMKDRDIPLTTFHFDCFWMKGFQWCDFEFDPQYFPDAKLMLKELKSRFNVKVCVWINPYIAQESMLFREADEKRYLIRYNSNVNNGASYQTDLWQAGMGIVDFTNPDAVKWYQSKLEHLIDLGVDSFKTDFGERIPVKDIVYHSGEDSVAMHNYYALLYNKTVFELLERKLGKDNACVFARSATVGGQQYPVHWGGDCESTFEAMAESLRGGLSLTLSGFGFWSHDIGGFEGDPRPEVYKRWCAFGLLSSHSRLHGSNSYRVPWNFDDEASEVLAKFTKLKISLMPYIYKHAIESHETGVPVMRAMMLEFPDDKTAVSVDSQFTLGDSLLVSPVFSGDEGEVSYYLPKGSWYGLLDGKIRSSVGEWMNEVHGYTSLPILVRPNSVIVTSGPDAENEHPVYTWNERFMLNVFDVDKTWNNSTNIPNSKKLGKIDTTIDVSKGDNLLTIKVSGDFKTPYFVSFLGKNAGVEVVKGKSKPSGSGTIGNLIFECNSGVLQFKILN
- the MAL3 gene encoding maltose permease (maltose permease slight similarity to Candida intermedia GXS1~go_component integral to membrane~go_function transporter activity~go_process transport) translates to MSSVFVEDIKNPEKVVIVNSVAKKASDDSSLNSVDDYVSRFLDMSNEARDNDHNEKRMPLREGLKTFPKAVMWSIILSTALVMEGYDTYLLNSLFGFQAFNKKFGHFDKRLNKYIIEAKWQTGLNMGYNSGCVIGLAISGFVADIYGYRKTLMTALASSIALIFLQFFSPNKEVLLLAYVLLGINWGSYQTLTVTYASEVAPTTLRVYLTTYVNMCWVFGQLLGSGVLKAVSSMSETPNSYRIPFAVQWVWPIPLIIGVYLAPESPWFLVKRGRDQDAKNSLKRLLSENPLMPDKDVLSQAMLTKIQMTVREEDAKDVGNFSDCFKGTNWRRTRIAGLTWFFQCFCGSSLMGYSTVFYQQAGLPVSMSFTFSIIQYCLGIVGTVSSWFLSQKVGRRKIYLTGLSTMSLLMLLVGGLGTSSSKSAKWGVGTLLLLFTFVYDLSVGPMCYCIVAEMPSSKLRTKTVMLARNTYNVAHIVAGVVTPYMLSPTAWNWKAKTGFFWAGTAFVGSVWVFFELPETKNRTYAELDILFQDGVSSRKFNSTDVEVFDAGKLMEKYGATGIKQIIEHVDKTNYDILEQNR